Proteins from one Gimesia maris genomic window:
- a CDS encoding ABC transporter substrate-binding protein → MKIPAAILSLLILIYAGCQRETLSVPATPAENPTITVTDLAGREVTLKQPVERIILMRSLGLYELATVLGDEVEEKLAGWDSSLKTGDLDTYEKFVTQYPRLEEVTILGDILRDTVSAEAVLALEPDLVIMNTYMLNRGSKTVERLQQAGVPLLFLKSEDPFRDPQKSIRLLGKVLGKATEANAAADWIDAELQLVFSKIETIQGKIPTIYLEAGTQGPEKYGNTFGENQQGKTVNWGSVLAQLRCQNIAAGSISGLYGMGVIRPEYLITADPEVIVITGAHWTAFPDSLQLGYYADRDQSVKRLAAFTERPGWSELSAVKQRRVHGIHTRFGSHIMSFAAAQQLAKWLYPEEFKELNPEERLHEFHLKFMPVEMSGTWMVSLDGN, encoded by the coding sequence ATGAAAATACCGGCTGCCATTCTAAGCTTACTGATCTTGATTTATGCCGGATGTCAGCGGGAGACGCTGTCGGTACCTGCTACTCCAGCAGAGAACCCCACGATCACAGTTACTGATCTGGCCGGTCGGGAAGTGACGCTCAAACAACCTGTCGAACGGATCATCCTGATGCGCAGCCTGGGACTATATGAACTGGCGACGGTACTGGGAGACGAAGTCGAAGAGAAGCTGGCAGGGTGGGATTCGTCATTAAAAACCGGTGATCTGGATACCTATGAAAAGTTTGTAACACAGTATCCACGTCTGGAAGAAGTGACGATTCTGGGAGATATCCTGCGCGACACGGTGAGTGCCGAAGCGGTACTGGCTTTAGAGCCCGATCTGGTTATCATGAATACGTATATGCTGAACCGTGGTTCGAAAACAGTGGAGCGACTGCAACAGGCGGGCGTGCCTCTGTTATTTTTGAAGTCGGAAGATCCGTTTCGCGATCCACAGAAGAGTATTCGACTACTGGGTAAAGTTCTGGGAAAAGCAACGGAGGCAAATGCGGCAGCAGACTGGATTGATGCAGAACTGCAGCTGGTTTTCAGTAAAATCGAAACCATTCAAGGGAAGATTCCCACCATATATCTGGAAGCAGGTACCCAGGGACCGGAGAAATATGGAAATACATTCGGGGAAAATCAACAGGGAAAAACAGTCAACTGGGGAAGTGTGCTGGCACAGTTACGGTGTCAAAATATCGCCGCCGGTTCGATTTCCGGTCTATATGGTATGGGAGTGATTCGACCAGAGTACCTGATTACCGCTGATCCGGAAGTGATTGTGATTACGGGGGCGCATTGGACCGCGTTTCCTGACAGTCTGCAGCTGGGATATTATGCAGATCGGGATCAGTCAGTAAAGCGACTGGCTGCATTTACGGAACGGCCCGGCTGGTCGGAATTGAGTGCGGTCAAGCAGCGTCGCGTACATGGGATTCACACACGGTTTGGGAGTCACATTATGAGTTTTGCAGCGGCGCAACAGTTGGCAAAATGGCTGTATCCAGAAGAGTTTAAAGAACTGAATCCAGAAGAACGGTTACACGAATTTCACCTGAAGTTCATGCCCGTTGAAATGAGTGGGACCTGGATGGTCAGCCTGGACGGTAATTGA
- a CDS encoding ABC transporter ATP-binding protein has protein sequence MILETAGISFSYGSHRVLADVNLQLKPGMTAIIGPNAAGKSTLLKCLSGLLRPEGEVRLDGIALSSLKHEKLTREVSFLPQDFITTAVLTVYEAVLLGRVHQLGWRVSDDDNRIVNQLLNEMQLSDVADRFLNELSGGQRQLVAIAQSLAREPAVLLLDEPTSNLDLRRQYEVCTLIRRLTDSRGISTALAVHDLNLAARYADWVYVIQDGKMCCAGEPKNVLTESLIADVYGVETLVTYSQEERPVITVLGLATTESAESESGQGAGNDV, from the coding sequence GTGATTTTGGAAACAGCTGGTATCTCCTTCAGTTATGGTTCTCACCGGGTACTCGCAGATGTGAATCTGCAACTGAAACCCGGCATGACTGCGATCATTGGCCCTAATGCCGCCGGCAAATCGACGTTGTTGAAGTGTTTGAGCGGCCTGCTGCGACCCGAAGGGGAGGTTCGTCTGGATGGAATCGCGCTGTCGTCACTCAAACACGAAAAACTGACACGAGAGGTAAGTTTCCTACCTCAGGACTTCATTACGACAGCAGTGTTGACTGTATATGAAGCGGTACTGCTCGGACGTGTGCATCAGTTGGGCTGGCGCGTCTCAGACGATGATAACAGAATCGTAAATCAGTTATTGAATGAGATGCAACTTAGTGATGTCGCTGATCGATTTCTCAACGAATTAAGTGGAGGGCAAAGGCAACTGGTGGCAATTGCTCAGTCTCTGGCACGCGAACCAGCAGTGTTATTATTAGATGAACCGACGTCGAACCTGGATCTACGGCGACAGTATGAAGTCTGTACTTTGATCCGAAGACTGACGGATTCGCGGGGAATCAGTACGGCGCTGGCAGTACACGATTTAAATCTCGCTGCGAGATATGCAGATTGGGTTTATGTGATTCAGGATGGTAAGATGTGTTGTGCCGGAGAACCGAAAAACGTACTCACTGAATCTTTGATTGCAGACGTTTATGGAGTGGAGACGCTGGTGACTTACAGTCAGGAAGAGAGACCGGTGATTACGGTGTTGGGGCTGGCTACCACTGAATCAGCGGAGTCCGAATCAGGGCAGGGTGCCGGAAACGATGTTTAA
- a CDS encoding MFS transporter, giving the protein MFNTNHMVLRFYLYSFFKNLRFADPFLILYFLALEMSYSEIGLLLGLQHLVTVLLEFPSGVFADYWGRRRATAICFAFYSLSFTGFGMTGQVTELPLIFWLGGCLALFALGEALRTGSHKAIMLDYLDSMDQSHLATQLLGRTRSVSKFTSALAAVSGGVLLAWSRDYGLLFYLSAGAAVCGFLLLLTYPRALEGDAYRARRTNSVNPEDSMRQPFRVMWRRPNFRKLFIQSVVFESQLKMILKYFTQPFLKNGLAMFGIPIIAPVGVSGFASAGAIFVGLNEFLRDSLGALGARFSSVFELQADSRSHALNRIYFGGFFAVLFLAGCAVNLKWGLLPGLVLLMVLTLLQNLRRPIFVSALNTEMMKTERASVLSLESVSRAVTVAVLLPLFGWAADQFGLLAVWILATLILLSGFLFKIQDEDVSKNK; this is encoded by the coding sequence ATGTTTAATACGAATCACATGGTCCTGCGGTTCTACCTGTATTCCTTTTTCAAGAATCTGCGCTTCGCCGATCCGTTTCTGATTCTGTATTTTCTGGCACTGGAGATGTCCTATTCAGAAATCGGACTGTTGCTGGGGTTGCAGCATCTGGTGACCGTGCTGTTGGAGTTTCCTTCGGGGGTTTTCGCGGATTACTGGGGACGGCGTCGGGCAACCGCAATATGTTTTGCCTTTTACAGCCTCTCCTTCACTGGGTTTGGCATGACTGGTCAGGTTACAGAGCTACCGCTGATTTTCTGGCTGGGAGGCTGTCTGGCGTTATTTGCTTTGGGCGAAGCGCTGCGAACCGGCTCGCATAAGGCAATCATGCTTGATTATCTGGACTCTATGGATCAGTCGCATCTGGCGACGCAACTATTGGGTCGCACGCGTTCGGTATCTAAATTTACTTCGGCGCTGGCCGCTGTTTCGGGGGGAGTATTACTGGCGTGGTCGCGTGATTATGGATTGCTGTTCTACCTGTCTGCGGGAGCCGCCGTCTGTGGGTTTCTATTATTATTAACATACCCACGCGCTCTGGAAGGGGACGCTTATCGTGCCCGTCGAACAAACTCTGTCAATCCTGAAGACAGCATGCGACAGCCATTTCGAGTGATGTGGCGGCGACCCAATTTTCGCAAGCTGTTTATTCAGTCAGTGGTATTTGAGAGTCAGCTGAAGATGATCCTTAAGTATTTTACACAACCTTTTCTGAAGAACGGGCTGGCGATGTTCGGAATTCCTATCATTGCTCCGGTCGGCGTCAGTGGCTTCGCCAGTGCAGGAGCAATCTTTGTCGGATTGAATGAGTTTCTACGCGACAGTCTGGGGGCACTGGGCGCACGATTCAGTTCCGTGTTTGAATTGCAGGCCGACAGCCGAAGTCATGCTTTGAATCGGATCTATTTTGGAGGCTTTTTTGCCGTTCTGTTTCTGGCGGGATGCGCTGTGAATCTTAAGTGGGGTCTGCTGCCCGGACTGGTTCTTTTGATGGTATTGACGCTTTTGCAGAATTTAAGACGTCCCATCTTTGTCAGTGCCTTGAATACGGAGATGATGAAAACAGAGCGGGCATCAGTTCTTTCATTGGAAAGCGTCTCCCGCGCAGTGACAGTGGCGGTACTGCTGCCTCTGTTTGGCTGGGCGGCTGACCAGTTTGGATTACTGGCGGTCTGGATATTGGCTACCTTGATATTGTTATCTGGTTTTCTGTTTAAAATTCAAGATGAAGATGTTTCAAAAAATAAATGA
- a CDS encoding class I SAM-dependent methyltransferase, whose protein sequence is MMRDEELKQIFHIGWTNPNVVSHRVERFIKGEFGFAASRSAWLDVLRKTVPGEIPCKILDMGTGPGTIALLWAELGHAITGVDFSATMISAGREAAKERGLTVDFVEADVEAPPFPENTFDIISSRAVLFTLPHPGYAVAQWIRLLKPGGVLVLIGENNPTDPEKLKRQHRPAPGWEPDEAYRNALEQLPFRSHTDGMVRVVMEAAGLRNIQNLPMQSVLAAREEHEQENPNYGVLQGTPYVLTGQRIEGSRRLNY, encoded by the coding sequence ATGATGCGGGATGAAGAACTCAAACAGATATTTCACATTGGCTGGACCAATCCAAATGTAGTTTCCCATCGGGTTGAGCGATTTATCAAGGGAGAATTTGGATTTGCTGCTTCGCGCTCCGCCTGGCTGGATGTGCTGCGGAAAACAGTTCCTGGTGAAATCCCTTGTAAGATTCTGGATATGGGGACCGGACCGGGAACGATTGCGTTGCTATGGGCTGAGTTGGGACACGCGATAACGGGAGTCGATTTTTCTGCAACGATGATTTCCGCAGGACGAGAAGCTGCGAAAGAGCGTGGTCTGACTGTGGACTTTGTCGAAGCAGATGTAGAAGCGCCTCCTTTTCCCGAAAACACATTTGATATCATTTCCAGTCGCGCAGTATTATTCACACTGCCTCACCCTGGTTATGCAGTGGCGCAGTGGATACGACTGTTGAAGCCGGGAGGGGTCCTGGTGCTCATCGGCGAGAATAATCCCACAGATCCAGAAAAGCTGAAACGCCAGCATCGCCCGGCTCCTGGCTGGGAACCGGATGAAGCATATCGCAACGCGCTGGAGCAGTTGCCATTCCGCAGTCACACAGATGGAATGGTTCGGGTTGTAATGGAAGCAGCAGGTTTACGGAATATTCAAAATCTGCCGATGCAATCAGTGCTCGCTGCGAGAGAAGAACATGAACAAGAGAATCCGAACTATGGTGTGTTGCAGGGAACTCCGTATGTTCTCACAGGCCAGCGAATAGAAGGATCTCGCAGGTTGAATTATTGA
- a CDS encoding PepSY-associated TM helix domain-containing protein, whose amino-acid sequence MLNHRLRRLWVITHRWLGLTVGLLFVIIGLTGSLLVFHHTIDEWLNPQILLTVESDSTRSVDEVLEAAELSATDPGLQLYFAEPPRTSLGVWTVWFRNTTDKEAGFTQIYVDPYSAQVTGQRVWGEYLMTWLYSLHYKLLSGRPGEIIVGLCGLILMVSVASGIYLWWPLWRHSWRVAFAIRSGRRFQYDLHKSTGIIAAVLLLVISFTGVYMIFPAWIRPCVLAVLKEDTPRSENKKSTPVIPGKRIEVSQATAIARSLFPDAEFKRVKLPSKPQDSFEVRLRQKGEVRRSSGNSRVWIDQFNGEVLAVRDWNQRSAADAFFAWQFPLHNGEAFGLAGRWIVFVSGLLPAVLYMTGFLVWWRRRRSLRSHSPTQLELQESK is encoded by the coding sequence ATGCTGAACCATCGGCTGCGCAGGCTCTGGGTGATCACGCATCGCTGGCTTGGATTAACGGTGGGACTGCTGTTTGTCATTATTGGGTTGACAGGCAGCCTGCTGGTGTTTCATCACACGATTGATGAATGGCTCAATCCACAAATTCTGCTGACAGTGGAAAGTGATTCAACACGCTCTGTGGATGAAGTTCTGGAAGCGGCAGAATTGAGTGCCACCGATCCGGGTCTGCAGCTGTATTTTGCAGAACCGCCTCGCACATCGCTCGGTGTCTGGACGGTCTGGTTCCGAAATACGACCGATAAAGAAGCTGGTTTTACGCAGATTTATGTCGATCCCTACTCAGCACAGGTGACGGGTCAGCGCGTCTGGGGGGAATACCTGATGACGTGGCTCTACAGTCTGCATTACAAGCTGCTGTCCGGCAGGCCAGGCGAAATTATTGTTGGCCTGTGTGGTCTGATACTGATGGTGTCAGTTGCCAGTGGCATTTATCTCTGGTGGCCTTTGTGGCGACATAGCTGGCGGGTGGCATTTGCCATTCGCAGCGGTCGCCGCTTTCAATATGACCTGCATAAAAGCACGGGGATTATAGCCGCAGTGCTGTTGCTCGTGATTTCCTTTACGGGCGTGTATATGATCTTTCCTGCCTGGATCAGACCTTGCGTCCTGGCGGTATTAAAAGAAGATACACCTCGTTCTGAAAATAAAAAATCAACGCCTGTGATTCCCGGTAAACGAATTGAAGTCAGTCAGGCGACTGCCATTGCACGGTCCCTCTTTCCGGACGCCGAGTTTAAACGTGTCAAACTTCCTTCAAAACCGCAAGATTCTTTCGAGGTTCGCCTGAGGCAGAAAGGGGAGGTAAGAAGAAGTTCGGGCAACAGCCGTGTCTGGATTGATCAGTTCAACGGAGAAGTGCTGGCGGTGCGCGACTGGAATCAACGTTCAGCAGCTGACGCTTTCTTCGCCTGGCAGTTTCCCCTGCATAATGGGGAAGCGTTTGGGTTGGCTGGTCGCTGGATTGTCTTTGTGTCGGGATTACTGCCTGCCGTATTATATATGACTGGTTTTCTGGTCTGGTGGCGGAGACGGCGCTCACTTAGATCGCATTCTCCCACCCAACTCGAGCTTCAAGAATCAAAATGA
- a CDS encoding FecCD family ABC transporter permease, whose translation MQSTKSNDLNQAYQRLGRRRLAVIMTLVILVTGSLFLDVITGPAPLSLSDVMTTLFQPGAVNEANRTIVWTFRLPTALMAVFVGASLGIAGAEMQTVLNNPLASPYTLGVSAAASFGAALALVLGSGTLIWTTTVFVPTSAFVCAMCCSLAIFAIGRLRGASAETIIVGGVALHFIFSSGVAFLQYMASEDTLAAIVFWIFGTLQGANWHKLAIIVVVMVVTMGLLMSRVWQLTALRLGEHHARSLGINTERLRLQTLILVSILTATAVCFTGVIGFVGLLAPHLARMLVGEDQRYFIPLSALSGALLVSVAALVTKLLIPGTIFPIGIATAAIGAPCFAAIALLRRRSYW comes from the coding sequence ATGCAGAGCACCAAATCGAACGATCTCAATCAGGCATATCAGCGTTTGGGCCGACGTCGGTTAGCCGTGATTATGACTTTGGTCATTCTGGTCACGGGCTCATTGTTTCTGGATGTGATTACCGGGCCGGCACCATTGTCGCTGTCTGATGTTATGACGACCCTGTTTCAGCCAGGGGCGGTAAACGAAGCGAATCGAACGATTGTGTGGACCTTCCGCTTACCGACAGCTTTGATGGCGGTGTTTGTCGGTGCATCATTGGGTATCGCCGGCGCAGAAATGCAGACGGTTTTGAACAACCCACTGGCCAGTCCTTATACTCTGGGGGTTTCCGCGGCTGCCAGTTTCGGTGCTGCATTGGCATTAGTTCTGGGATCCGGAACACTGATCTGGACGACAACAGTCTTTGTGCCAACGAGTGCATTTGTGTGTGCGATGTGCTGTTCTCTGGCGATCTTTGCTATTGGTCGTCTCAGAGGGGCATCGGCAGAAACGATCATTGTGGGTGGGGTTGCGTTGCATTTTATTTTCAGTTCCGGGGTGGCATTCCTGCAGTATATGGCTTCTGAAGATACATTGGCAGCCATTGTTTTCTGGATCTTTGGGACGCTGCAGGGAGCGAACTGGCACAAACTGGCAATCATCGTTGTTGTGATGGTTGTGACGATGGGATTATTAATGTCCCGTGTCTGGCAGTTGACTGCATTAAGGCTCGGAGAACACCACGCCCGCAGTCTGGGAATCAATACGGAACGCCTGCGGCTACAGACGCTGATTCTGGTTTCCATCCTGACGGCGACTGCTGTCTGCTTTACTGGTGTCATAGGCTTTGTGGGCTTGTTGGCACCGCATCTGGCGCGCATGCTTGTCGGTGAAGATCAGCGTTATTTCATCCCGCTTTCTGCATTGAGTGGCGCACTTCTGGTCTCTGTGGCCGCATTGGTTACGAAACTACTGATTCCGGGGACAATATTTCCGATTGGAATCGCGACAGCAGCCATCGGCGCGCCCTGCTTCGCGGCAATTGCCTTGTTGAGAAGGAGATCGTACTGGTGA
- a CDS encoding DUF1559 domain-containing protein — MSFKSIRASRSGFTLIELLVVIAIIAILIALLLPAVQQAREAARRSQCKNNLKQLGLAMHNYNDVFNMLPVPDVGISYATTSHWTTSWGISLLPYLDQAPAYNLFNQNAPNGVSDQSNQAVIQTQLAVFNCPSTPRSSPIQGVIEQEDDTSSFNTNLRAGSGDYFIARSFRDPVFTPQEITGALFNGDISGGVNWTQCGSRMNSITDGLTNTIFCFERSNFPNILRKGSVPKDPADYVYPSVVDTNFQGWWASTQHDRIRSWTHDGLQYYGPCVINCTNDWGGAFSYHTGGMHASLGDGSVRFLSANIDKGTFRSLIGKQDGEVVGEF, encoded by the coding sequence ATGTCGTTTAAGAGTATCCGCGCGTCTCGAAGTGGATTCACGCTAATTGAATTGCTTGTGGTGATTGCGATTATCGCGATTCTAATTGCCTTGTTGCTGCCTGCAGTCCAGCAGGCCCGCGAAGCAGCCCGGCGCTCGCAGTGTAAAAATAATCTGAAGCAACTCGGTCTGGCGATGCATAATTATAATGACGTATTCAACATGTTGCCGGTACCTGACGTCGGTATTTCATACGCGACAACATCGCATTGGACCACCAGTTGGGGGATTTCATTATTACCTTATCTGGATCAGGCACCCGCCTATAACCTGTTTAATCAGAATGCACCGAATGGTGTTTCAGATCAGTCAAATCAGGCAGTTATTCAGACACAACTGGCCGTCTTTAATTGTCCTTCTACTCCGCGGAGCAGTCCGATCCAGGGAGTGATCGAGCAGGAAGACGACACTTCCAGCTTCAATACGAATCTGAGAGCAGGCAGCGGTGACTATTTCATCGCCCGCAGTTTCCGTGATCCCGTTTTTACGCCCCAGGAGATAACTGGCGCATTATTTAACGGTGACATCAGTGGCGGCGTGAACTGGACTCAGTGTGGATCCAGAATGAACAGCATCACCGATGGTTTGACGAATACCATCTTCTGTTTCGAACGCAGTAACTTTCCCAATATTCTACGAAAAGGAAGTGTCCCAAAGGATCCTGCTGATTATGTCTATCCTTCAGTGGTTGATACCAACTTCCAGGGCTGGTGGGCGTCAACTCAGCACGACCGCATTCGCAGCTGGACCCATGATGGATTGCAGTATTACGGTCCATGTGTAATCAATTGCACGAACGACTGGGGTGGTGCGTTTTCCTATCATACCGGTGGCATGCATGCCAGTCTGGGAGATGGCTCCGTTCGATTTCTGAGTGCCAATATCGACAAGGGAACGTTTCGTTCTCTGATTGGTAAGCAGGATGGTGAGGTTGTAGGCGAGTTCTAA
- a CDS encoding Gfo/Idh/MocA family protein: MMSPSKTVRWGVIGLGWFGEVHADNLSEMPGIELAALCTRRPERLNEVADRLEVTRRYTDFRALLADPEIDVVSITTHINDHRDIAIEALRSGKHVLLEKPMAPTVADCEKIVEAAHDAAGFFMVGHICRFDPRVTLAKQAIEEGRIGEIISMHARRNLSKAIGETVLDDISALMGDGIHDADLMLWFSGANVSTVYAQEVHPGKNKYPDGGWSIARLDNGAVAVVESVWHLPESTPYTIDARMEIIGTKGAIYINCGEAGLTIHDAAGVKMPDTMYWPRPFGRYLGVLQEELRYFADCVRTGERPARITPEESQAAVAWMAAATDSARTGSVITF, translated from the coding sequence ATGATGAGCCCGTCAAAAACAGTTCGCTGGGGAGTAATTGGTCTGGGATGGTTTGGCGAAGTTCACGCTGACAACCTGTCTGAAATGCCGGGAATCGAACTTGCTGCGTTATGCACCCGACGTCCTGAACGTCTGAATGAAGTTGCGGACCGATTGGAAGTCACGCGACGCTATACCGATTTTCGTGCACTGCTGGCTGATCCCGAAATTGATGTAGTCAGCATCACTACTCACATTAACGATCATCGAGACATTGCCATTGAGGCACTGCGCAGCGGGAAGCATGTCCTGCTGGAAAAGCCGATGGCGCCGACAGTGGCTGACTGTGAAAAAATTGTGGAGGCCGCTCACGACGCGGCTGGTTTTTTCATGGTGGGGCATATCTGTCGCTTCGATCCGCGCGTGACACTGGCGAAGCAGGCGATTGAAGAAGGACGTATTGGCGAAATTATTTCCATGCATGCGCGGCGGAATCTGTCCAAAGCGATCGGTGAAACAGTACTCGATGACATTTCCGCTTTGATGGGAGATGGAATTCATGATGCGGACCTGATGCTCTGGTTCAGCGGTGCGAATGTTTCGACTGTTTATGCGCAGGAGGTTCATCCGGGTAAAAATAAATATCCTGATGGAGGCTGGTCGATTGCGCGGCTGGATAATGGTGCTGTTGCGGTGGTGGAGTCGGTCTGGCATTTGCCGGAGTCGACACCTTATACCATCGACGCGCGGATGGAAATCATCGGTACGAAAGGTGCGATTTATATCAATTGTGGTGAGGCAGGTCTGACAATCCATGATGCTGCGGGTGTGAAAATGCCGGACACGATGTACTGGCCTCGGCCGTTTGGTCGTTACCTGGGAGTGTTGCAGGAAGAGCTGCGGTATTTCGCTGATTGTGTCAGAACAGGGGAGCGTCCCGCGCGGATTACTCCTGAAGAATCTCAAGCCGCTGTCGCCTGGATGGCAGCGGCAACGGACTCCGCGCGGACGGGTTCTGTCATTACTTTTTGA
- a CDS encoding carboxypeptidase regulatory-like domain-containing protein, whose product MFQKLAVSLAVLCLVVSSGCSETEYDKITTNAVTGRLTVNGAPATGATVRFHPETPQTGTKYPLLPSGKVDAEGVYQLTTYEGPDGAPAGAYTVTVEWPDRNWRPPNGGMPPPPPDRLQGVYADPKKSTIHLKVEEGANEMAPIVLENVKILKGSSLN is encoded by the coding sequence ATGTTTCAGAAACTGGCCGTTTCGCTGGCTGTATTGTGTCTTGTTGTGAGCAGCGGATGTAGTGAAACCGAGTACGATAAGATTACGACAAACGCCGTAACCGGTCGTCTGACTGTGAACGGGGCACCCGCGACGGGGGCAACGGTCAGATTCCATCCAGAAACGCCTCAGACCGGAACGAAATACCCGCTGCTTCCCAGTGGAAAGGTCGATGCAGAAGGCGTGTATCAGCTGACAACTTATGAAGGGCCCGACGGTGCACCAGCGGGTGCTTACACGGTGACCGTTGAATGGCCCGATCGTAACTGGCGACCGCCGAATGGGGGAATGCCTCCTCCGCCTCCTGATCGATTGCAAGGCGTGTATGCCGATCCCAAAAAATCGACCATTCATCTGAAAGTGGAAGAAGGAGCGAATGAAATGGCGCCGATCGTGCTGGAGAATGTCAAGATCTTGAAAGGCTCTTCTCTCAATTGA
- a CDS encoding efflux RND transporter periplasmic adaptor subunit, with the protein MNDCCYCPPYTCLFSLLLTLFFAGCERSESAPASKAGETLPVLNVETLEVAEENWPRIIRSQGSLYPDEEATLGIKVEGRVFKVHVDLGDVVKPGDPLVTVYQDDFKLRVKQAEAELSQARSAVGLKPGDSVENLVPEKSPPAKEQQAEWDEAKANLERARVLFNKKVMGQAEYDQIVSLERVAAARYDSALNGVREKMANITVQQAQLDLAQEDLNNTVLTASYTAVVQKRLVAPGSYIKMGDPLLVLVRIDQLRYRGTVPERLSTQLKVGQPVELKIESLPLKQSKVTRISPFLDQMSRALLFEAVVDNSQRALRAGLFAEGQIIVNPDQKAIVVPMSAVVQFAGTEKVWKVVDGKVKMQEVLLGEQRGDRIRILEGLKPRDRILLNAREGRPGVLGDSKPLPTEIQKTQI; encoded by the coding sequence ATGAACGATTGTTGCTATTGCCCTCCATATACCTGCCTGTTCTCTCTCCTGTTAACTCTCTTTTTTGCGGGATGTGAACGTAGTGAATCCGCCCCTGCTTCCAAAGCAGGTGAAACGCTACCGGTCTTGAATGTGGAGACTCTGGAAGTCGCAGAAGAAAACTGGCCGCGCATCATCCGGAGCCAGGGAAGTCTGTATCCTGATGAAGAAGCCACGCTGGGAATCAAAGTGGAAGGCCGCGTTTTCAAGGTACATGTCGACCTGGGAGATGTCGTAAAGCCGGGAGATCCGCTGGTCACGGTCTACCAGGATGACTTCAAACTGCGAGTCAAACAGGCAGAAGCTGAACTATCTCAAGCGCGTTCGGCGGTTGGTTTGAAGCCCGGCGATTCCGTTGAAAATCTGGTTCCGGAAAAATCTCCTCCTGCCAAAGAACAACAGGCAGAGTGGGATGAAGCGAAAGCCAATCTCGAGCGTGCCCGGGTTCTGTTTAACAAGAAGGTGATGGGACAGGCTGAGTACGATCAAATCGTATCACTCGAACGCGTGGCAGCAGCCCGTTACGATTCTGCATTAAATGGTGTTCGTGAAAAGATGGCGAATATCACCGTGCAGCAGGCCCAACTGGATTTAGCCCAGGAAGACTTGAATAATACAGTCCTGACAGCCTCCTATACCGCCGTGGTGCAGAAACGACTGGTCGCTCCGGGCAGCTATATCAAAATGGGTGACCCGCTGCTGGTGCTGGTGCGGATTGATCAATTACGTTATCGGGGGACGGTTCCCGAGCGTTTATCGACGCAACTTAAAGTCGGTCAGCCTGTCGAGTTGAAGATCGAATCACTCCCGCTGAAGCAGTCTAAAGTGACACGCATCAGTCCCTTTCTGGATCAGATGAGTCGTGCTCTGCTGTTTGAAGCGGTCGTCGATAATTCCCAGCGTGCTCTGCGAGCCGGTCTGTTTGCAGAAGGACAGATCATTGTCAATCCCGACCAGAAGGCGATAGTGGTGCCGATGTCAGCTGTGGTGCAGTTCGCCGGAACAGAGAAAGTCTGGAAAGTCGTGGATGGTAAGGTGAAGATGCAGGAAGTCTTGCTGGGTGAACAGCGAGGCGATCGGATTCGCATTTTAGAAGGCTTGAAACCGAGAGATCGCATTCTACTGAATGCCCGGGAAGGGCGTCCCGGGGTTCTGGGAGATTCGAAACCACTGCCGACTGAAATACAGAAAACCCAAATTTAA